The following are encoded in a window of Qipengyuania soli genomic DNA:
- the ilvD gene encoding dihydroxy-acid dehydratase — protein sequence MPAYRSRTTTHGRNMAGARGLWRATGMKDGDFGKPIIAVVNSFTQFVPGHVHLKDLGQLVAREIEAAGGVAKEFNTIAVDDGIAMGHDGMLYSLPSRDLIADSVEYMVNAHCADAMVCISNCDKITPGMLMAALRLNVPAVFVSGGPMEAGKVVLKGKEVALDLVDAMVAAADEAYSDEEVTAIEQNACPTCGSCSGMFTANSMNCLTEALGLSLPGNGSTLATHADRKGLFERAGRLVVTLAKRYYEEEDESVLPRSIASFEAFENAMSLDIAMGGSTNTVLHLLAAAHEAGVDFSMKDIDRLSRQVPCLSKVAPAKSDVHMEDVHRAGGIMAILGELEKAGLLHTALPTVHSPTMGDALDDWDIGRTQNNKVREFFSAAPGGVPTQTAFSQSRRWEELDLDRENGVIRSAEHAFSKDGGLAVLYGNIAREGCIVKTAGVDESILNFSGPAKVYESQDDAVTAILTGQVVEGDVVVIRYEGPRGGPGMQEMLYPTSYLKSKGLGAACALLTDGRFSGGTSGLSIGHVSPEAAEGGEIGLVESGDIVEISIPDRTINLVVSDEVLAERRAAQDAKGWTPAKQRERRVSPALEAYAAMTTSAARGAIRDVSQIKR from the coding sequence ATGCCCGCCTACCGTTCACGCACTACCACCCATGGCCGCAACATGGCCGGAGCACGCGGATTGTGGCGTGCGACAGGAATGAAGGACGGCGATTTCGGGAAGCCGATCATCGCGGTTGTGAACAGCTTTACACAGTTTGTCCCCGGACATGTCCACCTCAAGGACCTTGGCCAGCTGGTTGCGCGCGAGATCGAGGCAGCCGGCGGCGTGGCCAAGGAATTCAACACCATCGCGGTCGATGATGGCATCGCCATGGGCCACGACGGGATGCTCTATTCGCTGCCCAGTCGCGACCTCATCGCCGACAGCGTCGAGTACATGGTCAATGCCCACTGTGCCGATGCGATGGTGTGCATTTCCAACTGCGACAAGATCACCCCGGGCATGCTGATGGCGGCGCTGCGGCTCAATGTGCCCGCAGTCTTCGTCAGCGGCGGACCGATGGAAGCGGGCAAGGTCGTTCTCAAGGGCAAGGAGGTCGCGCTCGACCTTGTCGATGCGATGGTGGCTGCGGCAGACGAGGCATACAGCGACGAGGAAGTGACCGCGATCGAGCAGAACGCCTGCCCGACCTGCGGGTCATGCAGCGGCATGTTCACTGCCAACTCGATGAACTGCCTCACCGAAGCGTTGGGCCTGTCGCTGCCGGGCAATGGCTCGACGCTGGCGACCCACGCCGACCGCAAGGGCCTGTTCGAGCGCGCGGGGCGGCTCGTGGTTACGCTGGCCAAGCGCTATTACGAAGAGGAGGACGAAAGCGTCCTGCCGCGCTCCATCGCCAGCTTCGAAGCGTTCGAGAACGCGATGAGCCTCGACATCGCCATGGGCGGGTCGACCAACACCGTGCTCCACCTGCTCGCCGCTGCGCATGAAGCGGGCGTCGATTTCAGCATGAAGGATATCGACCGGCTCAGCCGCCAGGTGCCGTGCCTGTCGAAGGTCGCTCCGGCCAAGAGCGACGTCCACATGGAGGACGTTCATCGCGCTGGCGGCATCATGGCGATCCTCGGCGAGCTCGAGAAGGCAGGCCTGCTCCATACCGCGCTGCCGACCGTACACAGCCCGACAATGGGCGATGCTCTGGACGACTGGGACATCGGCCGGACGCAGAACAACAAGGTGCGCGAATTCTTCTCAGCCGCGCCCGGTGGGGTTCCGACACAGACCGCATTCAGCCAGTCGCGCCGCTGGGAAGAGCTCGATCTCGACCGTGAGAACGGGGTAATCCGCAGCGCCGAACATGCCTTCAGCAAGGATGGCGGGCTGGCAGTGCTTTACGGAAATATCGCGCGCGAGGGTTGCATCGTGAAGACGGCGGGCGTGGACGAGAGCATCCTGAATTTCTCTGGCCCGGCAAAGGTTTACGAGAGCCAGGACGATGCCGTGACCGCAATCCTGACAGGACAGGTTGTAGAGGGTGACGTAGTGGTTATTCGCTATGAGGGACCACGCGGCGGTCCTGGCATGCAGGAAATGCTCTACCCGACCAGCTATCTTAAATCGAAGGGGCTGGGGGCGGCCTGTGCGCTGCTGACCGACGGGCGTTTTTCGGGCGGCACTTCCGGCCTTTCGATCGGTCACGTTTCGCCCGAGGCCGCCGAGGGCGGCGAGATCGGTCTGGTCGAGAGCGGGGACATCGTCGAGATTTCGATTCCCGACCGGACCATCAACCTTGTGGTGTCTGACGAGGTCCTGGCCGAGCGCCGTGCGGCGCAGGACGCCAAGGGCTGGACTCCTGCCAAGCAGCGCGAGCGTCGCGTGTCTCCTGCACTCGAAGCCTATGCTGCGATGACCACCTCTGCCGCGCGCGGGGCAATCCGCGACGTGTCGCAAATCAAGCGCTGA
- a CDS encoding NAD(P)H-hydrate dehydratase, with protein MSDPVLTVAQMRAAEQAAMAAGTSEWELMQRAGRGAAHWVARMAAGRAVTVLCGPGNNGGDGYVIAEELRRQGNHVRVVAPLDPGTATARIAAEAYQGERQEMATRLGDPVVVDCLFGYGLSREVSGEFAKLLELLGITDCFKIAIDAPSSVESDTGKLLGPMVEYDLTLALGAWKQAHFLMPASAHMGALRCVPIGLAIDEGVSVESQRPRIAAPSTDDHKYRRGLLAIIAGAMPGAPLLAAEAAMRAGAGYVKLLSNHSHPDAPAELVVTEQVNEALDDARNSALLFGPGAGRDEAARDILVQVLERRLPTVLDADALHLLDPDMLEGGDVTKLCITPHEGELARLCDAFGVTADSKLDRARGLHDVTGLTVLAKGPDTILVGDGATRFFPRGSSWLSVAGTGDVLAGIVASRLAGHGDPLRACEEGEWLHHEAARLASPAFTAGDLARAVKPAMASFL; from the coding sequence GTGAGCGATCCAGTCCTTACCGTTGCCCAGATGCGGGCTGCCGAACAGGCCGCGATGGCTGCAGGCACCAGCGAATGGGAACTGATGCAGCGCGCCGGGCGCGGGGCTGCACACTGGGTCGCGCGCATGGCTGCGGGCAGGGCGGTGACGGTGCTCTGCGGTCCGGGCAACAACGGCGGCGACGGTTACGTGATAGCCGAGGAACTTCGCAGACAAGGTAACCACGTCAGGGTGGTCGCGCCGCTTGATCCAGGAACCGCAACCGCACGCATCGCTGCCGAGGCGTATCAAGGTGAGCGTCAGGAGATGGCGACGAGGTTGGGCGATCCGGTCGTGGTGGATTGCCTGTTTGGTTACGGATTGTCGCGCGAGGTTTCGGGCGAGTTCGCGAAATTGCTCGAACTTCTCGGTATTACCGATTGTTTCAAAATAGCAATTGACGCCCCCAGCAGCGTCGAGAGCGACACCGGAAAACTGCTTGGGCCCATGGTCGAATACGACCTGACCCTTGCACTAGGGGCATGGAAGCAGGCGCATTTCCTTATGCCTGCGAGTGCGCACATGGGGGCCTTGCGGTGCGTACCCATAGGGCTAGCAATCGACGAGGGTGTCAGCGTGGAATCGCAAAGGCCACGCATTGCCGCACCATCGACCGACGATCACAAATATCGGCGCGGGCTGCTTGCCATCATAGCAGGCGCAATGCCCGGTGCGCCCCTCCTGGCAGCCGAGGCGGCGATGCGGGCGGGGGCAGGGTATGTGAAGCTGCTCAGCAATCACTCGCACCCCGATGCACCGGCTGAACTTGTCGTCACCGAACAGGTGAACGAAGCGCTCGATGATGCGCGGAACAGTGCCTTGCTGTTCGGTCCGGGCGCAGGGCGTGACGAAGCTGCGAGGGATATCCTCGTCCAGGTTCTCGAGCGCCGCCTGCCGACCGTTCTCGACGCCGATGCGCTGCACCTCCTCGATCCCGACATGCTGGAAGGTGGCGACGTCACGAAGCTGTGCATCACTCCGCACGAAGGCGAACTGGCGCGGTTATGCGATGCCTTTGGCGTCACGGCGGACAGCAAGCTCGATCGTGCACGCGGCCTGCACGACGTCACCGGACTGACCGTGCTTGCCAAGGGACCGGACACGATCCTCGTCGGTGACGGCGCGACGCGTTTCTTTCCGCGCGGTTCGAGCTGGCTCTCGGTCGCGGGAACGGGCGATGTCCTCGCCGGCATAGTGGCGTCACGACTGGCTGGGCACGGCGATCCGCTGCGCGCTTGCGAGGAGGGTGAGTGGCTGCACCACGAAGCTGCACGACTGGCGTCACCGGCTTTCACTGCCGGCGATCTTGCGCGAGCGGTCAAACCGGCCATGGCGTCATTCCTGTGA
- a CDS encoding GNAT family N-acetyltransferase, giving the protein MSIAVSYHDKAEKLQDFDRFATGPFDRSEWFSLLCEHVAQPLIVIGEDAHRKVALPLCESPEGLRSLVNWFSFTWRPLCRNDEIADEAVAGVARDLRSRTHCIVLQPVPDEDGSASRTVAAFRKAGWVVFREQCDENHVLPVEGRDFAGYWSYRPGQMRTTLKRKAGKVETQVLRTFDEAAWRDYRKVYEASWKPEEERADMLEAFARAEGESGRIRIGIARSGGEPVAAQFWTVENGTAYIHKLAHVEAAKPLSAGTTLSAAMFEHVIDTDKVDLVDFGTGTDAYKRDWMERVRARYRLTCLDWRQPAAWLPLAKALARRLARQSPRR; this is encoded by the coding sequence GTGAGCATCGCGGTCAGCTATCACGACAAGGCCGAGAAACTGCAAGACTTCGACCGGTTTGCCACCGGTCCTTTCGACCGTTCCGAGTGGTTTTCGCTGCTTTGCGAGCATGTCGCGCAACCGCTCATCGTCATCGGCGAGGATGCCCACCGCAAGGTCGCCCTGCCCTTGTGCGAAAGCCCCGAGGGCCTGCGCAGCCTCGTCAACTGGTTCAGTTTCACCTGGCGCCCCCTGTGTCGGAACGACGAAATTGCCGACGAAGCGGTGGCTGGCGTTGCGCGAGACCTGCGCAGCCGCACCCATTGCATCGTCCTGCAACCCGTTCCGGACGAGGACGGCAGCGCGTCGCGTACCGTCGCTGCATTTCGCAAGGCCGGGTGGGTGGTGTTCAGGGAGCAGTGCGACGAAAACCATGTGCTCCCGGTCGAAGGTCGCGATTTCGCTGGCTACTGGTCCTATCGCCCCGGCCAGATGCGCACGACGCTCAAGCGCAAGGCGGGCAAGGTCGAGACGCAAGTCCTACGCACCTTCGACGAGGCCGCATGGCGAGACTATCGCAAGGTCTATGAAGCCAGCTGGAAGCCCGAAGAAGAGCGCGCCGACATGCTCGAAGCCTTTGCCCGCGCGGAAGGCGAATCCGGGCGCATTCGCATCGGCATCGCCAGATCGGGGGGGGAACCGGTCGCCGCCCAGTTCTGGACCGTGGAGAATGGCACGGCCTACATCCACAAGCTGGCCCATGTCGAAGCCGCAAAGCCGCTTTCGGCCGGTACGACGCTCAGTGCGGCAATGTTCGAGCATGTCATCGATACCGACAAGGTTGACCTCGTCGACTTCGGCACGGGGACCGATGCCTACAAGCGCGACTGGATGGAGCGTGTGCGGGCCCGCTACCGCCTGACCTGCCTCGATTGGCGCCAGCCCGCGGCCTGGCTGCCTCTGGCCAAGGCGCTGGCCCGTCGCCTTGCACGCCAATCGCCCCGCCGCTAA
- a CDS encoding acyl carrier protein, which yields MTAETASTDTDTALRSILSDVLSLDGEQVAAFDSDTGLFGHIPELDSMAVATLLTEMEDRLGIVIDDEDLEAEMLETYGGLLTFAEAKVAGA from the coding sequence ATGACTGCCGAGACTGCCAGCACCGATACGGACACCGCCCTGCGATCCATCCTGAGCGACGTCCTGTCGCTCGACGGCGAGCAAGTGGCGGCGTTCGATAGCGACACGGGGCTGTTCGGCCATATCCCTGAGCTCGACTCGATGGCGGTCGCAACGCTCCTCACCGAGATGGAAGACCGTCTCGGCATCGTGATCGACGACGAGGACCTGGAAGCAGAAATGCTGGAGACCTACGGCGGCCTCCTGACCTTCGCCGAGGCGAAGGTGGCCGGAGCCTGA
- a CDS encoding class I SAM-dependent RNA methyltransferase yields MSEEVIRIAAKGDGVTASGRHVPGGVPGDVVNDDGTLSPGPHHATPPCRHFGTCGGCQLQQADEEALRGFVTERVAFAAEGQGIAVGELLPTRLSPPRTRRRATLHGLRAGQGAVLGFRERGSHRIVDMKECHILLPQLFDLVAPLRVLVAKHAERQPVDIELTTIDQGIDCTVKGIAAEGLATTEAMLDFARDHSLARLSLDRGYGPETVWEPVPATVTLAEVAVPFPHGSFLQPTADGESALVEDARAFIGDAATIADLFSGLGTFAFSLVEGRKVLAVEAARDAHLACKAAANMRGLQVHSLHRDLFRNPLQADEAGRFGAILLDPPRAGAREQVAQIAASTATRVAYISCNPQSWAKDAKTLIEAGFRLEKLRPVGQFRWSTHVELTSYFTR; encoded by the coding sequence GTGAGCGAGGAAGTCATCCGCATTGCCGCCAAGGGCGATGGCGTCACCGCGTCTGGTCGTCATGTGCCCGGAGGCGTGCCGGGTGACGTCGTGAATGATGACGGCACTCTCTCTCCGGGGCCGCATCATGCAACACCGCCGTGCCGCCACTTCGGTACCTGCGGGGGATGCCAGCTCCAGCAGGCGGATGAAGAGGCACTGCGCGGCTTCGTCACCGAACGGGTGGCTTTCGCAGCCGAGGGGCAGGGGATTGCGGTTGGAGAGCTCCTGCCGACCCGTCTCTCCCCGCCGCGTACGCGCCGACGCGCAACGCTCCATGGCCTGCGGGCCGGGCAGGGCGCGGTACTGGGGTTCAGGGAAAGGGGCTCCCACCGGATTGTCGACATGAAGGAGTGCCACATCCTCCTTCCGCAGCTGTTCGATCTCGTCGCCCCCTTGCGCGTCCTTGTTGCAAAGCACGCGGAGCGCCAGCCGGTCGACATCGAACTGACCACCATCGATCAGGGTATCGACTGCACGGTGAAGGGCATCGCTGCCGAGGGACTCGCGACGACGGAGGCCATGCTCGACTTCGCCCGCGACCATTCACTCGCGCGCCTGTCGCTGGATCGCGGATACGGGCCGGAAACTGTCTGGGAACCGGTCCCTGCCACCGTCACCCTGGCGGAAGTCGCAGTGCCGTTCCCGCACGGCAGCTTTCTCCAGCCGACCGCGGACGGTGAGAGCGCTCTGGTGGAAGACGCCAGGGCCTTTATCGGCGACGCAGCGACGATAGCCGATCTTTTCTCCGGTCTCGGCACATTCGCCTTTTCGCTGGTCGAGGGACGCAAGGTCCTGGCGGTCGAGGCAGCTCGCGATGCGCATCTGGCCTGCAAGGCAGCGGCGAACATGCGCGGGCTGCAGGTACATTCGCTCCATCGCGACCTGTTTCGCAACCCGCTGCAGGCGGATGAGGCGGGACGGTTCGGCGCGATCCTGCTCGATCCGCCGCGTGCCGGTGCGAGGGAACAGGTCGCCCAGATCGCGGCCAGCACGGCCACGCGCGTTGCCTACATCAGCTGCAACCCGCAAAGCTGGGCAAAGGATGCCAAGACCCTGATCGAGGCAGGCTTCAGGCTCGAAAAGCTGCGTCCGGTCGGCCAGTTTCGCTGGTCGACCCATGTCGAACTGACGAGCTATTTCACGCGCTAG
- a CDS encoding 4-(cytidine 5'-diphospho)-2-C-methyl-D-erythritol kinase — MRETAYAKINLALHVRRRREDGYHELETVFAFVDRGDVLRATQSPRDRLTTVGEFGGALTDPFDNIVMRALGALPRFEGMDITLKKNLPVAAGLGGGSADAGAIFRMVEMSHGLPDDWRERAAKLGADVPACIESRTCIGRGTGTELEPADDSLSGTPVLLVNPRVPLSTGPVFQHWDGEDRGALPEGDVRTVSLEGRNDLEAPAISLCPQVAGVLAALHGTSPFLARMSGSGATCFALFETETARDEGAARIAAEHPGWWQMKGKLR; from the coding sequence TGCATGTCCGCAGGCGGCGCGAGGATGGGTATCATGAGCTCGAGACGGTCTTTGCATTCGTCGACAGGGGTGATGTCCTGCGGGCTACGCAATCTCCGCGCGACAGGTTGACGACAGTCGGTGAATTCGGCGGCGCGCTTACCGATCCGTTCGACAACATCGTCATGCGCGCGCTTGGTGCCTTGCCGCGTTTCGAGGGAATGGACATCACCCTCAAAAAGAACCTTCCTGTCGCAGCGGGATTGGGCGGGGGATCGGCGGACGCCGGGGCGATTTTCCGCATGGTCGAGATGTCACACGGCCTGCCCGACGACTGGCGCGAACGGGCGGCGAAGCTGGGCGCTGACGTCCCGGCTTGTATCGAGAGCCGCACTTGCATCGGTCGGGGGACGGGGACCGAACTCGAACCTGCCGACGATAGCCTTTCAGGAACACCGGTATTGCTGGTCAACCCGCGCGTGCCCCTCTCGACCGGGCCGGTGTTCCAGCACTGGGACGGTGAGGACCGGGGCGCACTGCCGGAGGGTGATGTGCGAACCGTTTCGCTCGAGGGACGCAACGATCTCGAGGCACCCGCCATTTCGCTATGCCCGCAGGTCGCGGGAGTCCTTGCCGCGCTGCACGGAACTTCGCCGTTTCTCGCCCGTATGTCAGGTTCTGGCGCGACCTGTTTCGCGCTGTTCGAAACCGAAACAGCGCGGGACGAGGGCGCGGCACGCATCGCCGCCGAGCATCCGGGCTGGTGGCAGATGAAGGGCAAGCTCAGATGA
- a CDS encoding N-formylglutamate amidohydrolase has protein sequence MIDGRPYRQAGVGDLRTGGVICVADHASNHVPAGVELGIDRSLLNDHIAIDIGVEGVADRLARRHGLPAHIASVSRLVCDFNRDEEDPAAVPTTSDGHLIPGNIGADVEARLDRFHRPYHDALADFVAAARPRLIVALHSFTPALKTSDQERPWEVALLYNEDDRAARHAIRMLGQQGLNVGDNEPYSGKDLNATMNRHAEANGIPYCAIEIRQDQIATEAGQARWAMLLADVMGRVALEV, from the coding sequence ATGATCGATGGCAGGCCGTACCGGCAGGCAGGTGTCGGCGACCTGAGAACCGGTGGCGTGATTTGCGTCGCCGACCATGCCTCGAACCACGTCCCGGCCGGTGTCGAACTCGGCATCGATCGATCGTTGCTGAACGATCACATCGCGATCGACATCGGCGTGGAGGGCGTTGCCGACCGGCTTGCACGCCGCCATGGTCTGCCCGCACACATTGCCAGCGTCAGCCGCCTGGTCTGCGACTTCAATCGCGACGAGGAGGATCCGGCCGCCGTACCGACAACCAGCGACGGTCACCTGATCCCCGGCAATATCGGGGCGGATGTCGAAGCACGCCTCGACCGCTTTCACCGGCCCTATCACGACGCGCTCGCCGATTTCGTTGCCGCAGCTCGACCAAGGCTCATCGTCGCGCTTCACAGCTTTACCCCGGCCTTGAAAACCAGTGACCAGGAACGACCTTGGGAGGTGGCCCTGCTCTACAACGAGGACGACCGGGCAGCGCGGCATGCCATCAGAATGCTCGGCCAGCAGGGGCTGAATGTGGGCGATAACGAGCCCTATTCGGGCAAGGATCTCAATGCGACGATGAACCGTCATGCCGAGGCGAACGGCATTCCCTATTGCGCGATCGAGATCCGGCAGGATCAGATTGCGACCGAAGCCGGGCAGGCGCGCTGGGCCATGCTGTTGGCCGATGTGATGGGCCGCGTCGCGCTCGAAGTCTGA
- a CDS encoding hydrolase 1, exosortase A system-associated gives MTRMALTFECQGRRCGATLDEAAGRTGLLIVSGGNEVRAGAFNGQARLAAELASAGFPVFRFDRRGIGDSEGENRGFRRSRKDIAAALAAFRAIAPRVERVVGFGNCDAASALMLAGGEDFDALILSNPWTIDGDEDDHTTSSAEVRSRYADKLRNPREVVRLLTGKVDLGKLARGLAQATRARAAPSTLTEELRSGLSGFGGPVQILIAERDRTGQLFAERWDKGDTRILRCGGADHSYSSEEGQKWLLDRILEVLRA, from the coding sequence ATGACCCGCATGGCGCTGACCTTCGAATGCCAGGGGCGCCGTTGCGGCGCGACGTTGGACGAGGCTGCGGGCAGGACCGGCCTGCTTATCGTATCGGGTGGCAACGAGGTGCGCGCGGGCGCCTTCAACGGACAGGCTCGGCTCGCGGCAGAACTGGCGAGCGCCGGCTTCCCGGTGTTCCGCTTCGATCGCCGCGGCATCGGTGACAGTGAGGGCGAGAACCGCGGGTTCCGCCGCTCGCGCAAGGACATTGCCGCCGCCCTTGCCGCGTTTCGCGCCATTGCCCCCCGCGTCGAGCGCGTCGTCGGCTTCGGCAATTGCGATGCGGCCTCGGCGCTGATGCTGGCCGGGGGCGAGGATTTCGACGCATTGATCCTCAGCAACCCGTGGACCATCGACGGTGACGAGGACGATCACACCACGTCCTCCGCCGAAGTCCGCTCCCGCTACGCCGACAAGCTGAGGAACCCGCGCGAAGTGGTGCGGCTGCTGACCGGCAAGGTGGACCTGGGCAAGCTGGCGCGCGGACTGGCGCAGGCGACCCGGGCAAGGGCGGCGCCCTCTACGCTCACGGAAGAGCTCCGTTCAGGGCTGTCAGGGTTCGGCGGTCCGGTGCAGATCCTGATCGCCGAGCGTGACCGCACCGGCCAGCTTTTCGCCGAACGCTGGGACAAGGGCGACACGCGAATCCTGCGCTGCGGCGGAGCTGACCATTCCTATTCGAGCGAAGAGGGCCAGAAATGGCTCCTCGACCGGATCCTGGAGGTCCTGCGCGCCTAG